The nucleotide sequence GGACCAAATGCCCGCGCCGAAGTGGTGCATCGCCATGGGTGCCTGCGCCAGCAGCGGCGGCATGTACCGCAGCTACGCCGTGCTCCAGGGCATCGATCAGCTCATCCCGGTGGATGTTTACATCAGCGGCTGCCCTCCACGCCCAGAGGCTCTGCTAGAGGGCCTCATGCGTCTCCAGCACAAGATCGAAACGGAGCACTCCTTTGTCGAACAGAAGCAGGAACTCATCGCTGAACTCACCGCTTAATTTTCCCCCACTACGACCATGAATGCCGCCCAGATGGCCGATGCCCTGAAGCAAAAATTCGGCTCCGCCGTGCTCGAAACGAAGGAATTCCGTGGCGAGCACACGCTCATCGTCACGCTCGCCGGTGCCAAGCCGCTGCTGAAGTACTGCCGGGATGAGCTGGCCTTCGATTACCTGGTGGACGTCTCCAGCCTCGATTACATGGGCAAAGAGCCACGCTTTGAGATGGTGTATGAGCTGTATGGCTACGGTCACCACCAGCACCTCCGCGTGCGAGCCGCCGTGGCGGAGAATGAAGAAGTCCCCACCGTCAGCGACATCTGGCCCACCGCCGACTGGCACGAGCGCGAGGTGTACGACATGATGGGCATCCGCTTCAGCGGCCACCCCGACCTGCGCCGCATCCTCATGTGGGAGGGCTACCCCTTCTTCCCGCTGCGCAAAGATTTCCCACTGGAGGGCAAGCCCAGCGACATGCCCGACGTGGGCTTCACCAAGACCGCGCCCATGGCCGATGGCCCCTTTGTCACCAGCGCAGGCTGTGGCGATACCGTGACCCGCGAGCCACGCTCCCGCAGGCCGGTGGAGTGATTCGAAACCTCAATACTCGATTGTTCTCTCAATCGTCGATCCAACTCGCGTCGAGAGTCCTGGGTGTCAGCGATTGAAGATGGATGAACAAAGGATTGTTGATTTTCGATCTGCCAAACCGCTGCAAAGTCCCCTCTACGCCACTCGTTCATCTTTACTCTACACCACATCATGACACGCACCCACCTCACCACCGTCCTCGGCCTCGCTCTGGCGACTGCCGCATCTGCTGAAACTGCCGACTGGTCCGCCTTCCGCGGCCCAGCGGGCAATGGCGTCGTCCCAGCCGTCGCCGGGGCAAAATGGAGCCTCAAAGAAGTTTGGAAGACGCCCACGAACTTGGGCTTCAGCTCCTTCGCTGTCGCAGGTGGCAAGGCCTACACCCTCGTCACCGGTGAGGCAGATGGAAATACCGGCGAAGCACTCTCCTGCCTCGATGCAGCCAATGGCAAAGTCCTCTGGACCAAACCCCTCAGCGTCATCGCTAAGTATGACGGCGGTGGCGACGCAGGCACACCGGATAACAAAGGCGGCGACGGCTCCCGCAGCACGCCCGTCATCGACGGCGGCAAGGTGTACGTCATTGATAGCATGCTCGGCGTGTTTTGCTTTGACGCTGCCACGGGTGACAAAGTCTGGAGCCATGATGTGATGAAGGGAAAACGCCGGCGTGCAGATCAAATGGCACAACGCCGCCTCCCCGCTCATCGACGGCAATGTCCTGCTCCTCGCAGGCGGTGGTGCAGGCGAGGCGCTGATCGGTCTCGACAAAAACACCGGCAAAGTCCTCTGGAAAGGTGAGGACGATAAGATGACCCACGCCACCCCCATTCTGGCAGACATCCACGGCATCCATCAGGCCATCTTCTTCACCCAGACCGGCCTCGTGGGCGTGAACCCGCAGAAGGGCGATGTCATCTGGCGTGCTGAGTTCCCCTACAAAGTGAGCACCGCAGCCTCACCCGTCGTCTTTGAAGACATCGTGTATTGCAGCGCCGGTTACGGCGTCGGCGCAGGTGCCTTCAAGCTCGCCAAAAAAGGCAGCAAGCTCGAAGCCACGCAGATCTGGCGTCGTGAAAACGAGTGCTTCAATCACTGGAGCACCCCCGTGGTGAAAGACGGCTATCTCTACGGCATGTTCAGCTTCAAAGAATACGGCAAAGGCCCCCTCGCCTGCGTGGACATCCGCACCGGTGAAGACAAGTGGAAGGAAGCCGGCTTCGGCCCCGGACAGGTCATCCTCGCTGGTGACCAGATCATCGCCACCAGCGACAAAGGCGAAATCGTCGTCGCACAGGCCCAACCTAGCCAATACAAGGAAACAGCCCGCAAAGACGTGCTCGATGGCAAAGTCTGGAGCTACCCCATCCTCGCCGGTGGCAAAATCTTTGCCCGCAGTACCACCGAAGGCGTCTGCCTCGATCTGAACTGATTCAGACCTCAAAGTGTCTTGATCCAAACCAAGCCCGGAGATCACCTCTCCGGGCTTTTTCTTGCCCAGTTACGGCTTTTTCTTCTTCTTTGGCTGCTTGCCTTTCCCGGACTGCTGAAAGGCCTCATCCAGCTCCACAGGCCGCGCCTCGCGGAAGGTCGCGAGCGCCGCCTTTAGCTTCGCAGGAGCATCCGCAGCAGGTAGGGGAGACTTCTCCTCGGGATCAGTCCGCAGGTCGAAAAAGCTGCCATCGCGGTAAAGCTTATGCGTTTCATCAAACACACACTCGCTCACACGCATGTCTTTGGACTGCCGGGGAGAGTACCACATATACAGCCACTCACGCGGCGTGCCGAACTCACCGCGCAGTTGCGGCAGAAAGCTCACCCCATCCACATTCGCAGGCACGTCGATGCCCGCCGCAGCGCAGATCGTGGGTAGGAAATCTGTGCTGCTGATCAGATCGCGGCTCACGCGGCCATCGCGGATTACCGCCGGCCAGCTCGCGATCATCGGCACATGCGTGCCACGGTGCGTCGTCTTGCCCTTGCCCCCCTGAAACTCCGCACCGCGAAAACGGCTGCTCATCTTGCTGCTGGTGCCATTATCACCCACGAAGAGCACCAGCGTATTCTCCCGCAGCGACAGCGACTCCAGTTTCGCCAGCAGCTTGCCGATGAGCTTATCCATGTAGGTCACCATCACGGCGAAGTGCTTTTCATCACGCAGCCGCGACTCACTGCTCATCGTGCGATCATACTCCGCACTATCAGGCGTGGGCTGGAAAGGGTCATGCGTCAGCATCATCGGATAATACAGGAAGAATGGTGCCGCCTGATGCCGTGTGACGAAGTCCATTGCCCAGTCATTGACCACATCCGGGCCATACTCGCCCTGCGTGTAGTTTTTCTCCACGCCATTGAACTCCAGACCCGCGTTCGCATAGCGCGGAGGCCGCCGCGTGTGCTGCCACAGGCAAGACTCCGCGAAGCCGAAATGCTGCGGCGCATCCAGCTCCTGCCCGAGCTGCCATTTCCCGCAGATCCCTGTCTTGAAGCCCGCTTTTTGGAAAAGCTGCCCGAAAGTCGTCTCCGTGCGCAACAGCGTGCCAAAATTGAGATAGTTCCGCACATTGTAGCGCCCCGTCATGAGCTGCACCCGCGTAGGCGTGCAAAGCGGCTGCACATGGCAATTCTCAAAGCGCACGCCCCCTGCCGCCAACTGATCGAGCACGGGCGTCTGATATGACTCACCGCCATTCGCCCGCACACACTCATAGCCAAAATCATCCGCCATGATCAGAATCACATTCGGACGAGGAGCCGCCGCACAGAGCGAAGAGCAGAGGACGGAGAGAGAAAAGAGCAGCGTACGCATAGCGACGGCGGAAACGACCTCGTCACACAACTTCCTACATTCGCCCCTAGCCATCGGCGGCCCGCAAAAGACGTGATTGGCCCTGCCATGCCCATCTGCTAGAGTGCCGTGATTCATCCTCTCTCCGTATGAAACCACTCCTCGCCCTCCTCTGCATGCTCTTTGCCACACCTGCATGGGCAGATCTGTCCACCCATGTCTTCTTCAAGCACTTCATCGGCACCTGGAAGGCTGCCGGTGAGCTGAAGGGCGAAAACGGCAACATCGTCACCATCACCGAAGAATGGACAGGCAAGGCCGATGGCGACACAGGCTTCCTCATCGAGGGCACTCGCGTGCTCAATGGCAACAAAGAGCCCTTCAAGTGGACCATCACGCATCAAGCCGGTGCCGGGAACTTCGAAGCAGTCCTCACCGGCGTGGACGCTGCACAGACGATCCGTTTTGAGGGCAATGTCTCCGAGGTGGACCTCACGCTGGAGCTCAAATCCATCACCGGCAATGGCAGCAGCAGCATCACCGTGCTGGATCGCTTTCAAGGCGAAGCCAAAGACACCATCGAAAGCAAAGTGACCTTCACCGGCGACGCCGGCCAGACCACCCTAGAAGGCACCATCAAACACGAAAAACAAAAAGCACCGTGACTAGCTACTGGCAGCTCGTGAAGCGCATCTGGCATGCACCGGGGAATCGCGGCAAGCGACTCTGGGTGCTACTGCGCAGCATCCTGTGGCTAGTGAACAAAAAAACGCTGCGCAGACCATGGACCCTGCGTGTCTATGACCAGCTAAAATTACGCTGCTATCCAGACAGCATCATCGCACTGCATGTCGTGCAGCGCGGCGAGTATCACGACTGGGACACCGCGAAGTTCATCACCAGCTACCTCCGTGAAGGAGACACCTTCGTCGATGTAGGGGCAAATATCGGCCTCTACACCCTCCCAGCGGCAAAAAAGGCCCGCGTACTCGCCGTGGAGCCCAGCGCAAAGAACCGCAGTCGGCTGGAGGAGAATCTGCGCCTCAATGGCCTCCACCTCCTCCCCAGCGTGCAGATCGAGGCCTCCGCACTCGGCGAAAAAGCCGGTGAAATGGCCTTCTGCGATGCCGATGCCCTCGCCC is from Verrucomicrobiaceae bacterium and encodes:
- a CDS encoding NADH-quinone oxidoreductase subunit C, whose translation is MNAAQMADALKQKFGSAVLETKEFRGEHTLIVTLAGAKPLLKYCRDELAFDYLVDVSSLDYMGKEPRFEMVYELYGYGHHQHLRVRAAVAENEEVPTVSDIWPTADWHEREVYDMMGIRFSGHPDLRRILMWEGYPFFPLRKDFPLEGKPSDMPDVGFTKTAPMADGPFVTSAGCGDTVTREPRSRRPVE
- a CDS encoding PQQ-binding-like beta-propeller repeat protein; this translates as MQIKWHNAASPLIDGNVLLLAGGGAGEALIGLDKNTGKVLWKGEDDKMTHATPILADIHGIHQAIFFTQTGLVGVNPQKGDVIWRAEFPYKVSTAASPVVFEDIVYCSAGYGVGAGAFKLAKKGSKLEATQIWRRENECFNHWSTPVVKDGYLYGMFSFKEYGKGPLACVDIRTGEDKWKEAGFGPGQVILAGDQIIATSDKGEIVVAQAQPSQYKETARKDVLDGKVWSYPILAGGKIFARSTTEGVCLDLN
- a CDS encoding sulfatase-like hydrolase/transferase, encoding MRTLLFSLSVLCSSLCAAAPRPNVILIMADDFGYECVRANGGESYQTPVLDQLAAGGVRFENCHVQPLCTPTRVQLMTGRYNVRNYLNFGTLLRTETTFGQLFQKAGFKTGICGKWQLGQELDAPQHFGFAESCLWQHTRRPPRYANAGLEFNGVEKNYTQGEYGPDVVNDWAMDFVTRHQAAPFFLYYPMMLTHDPFQPTPDSAEYDRTMSSESRLRDEKHFAVMVTYMDKLIGKLLAKLESLSLRENTLVLFVGDNGTSSKMSSRFRGAEFQGGKGKTTHRGTHVPMIASWPAVIRDGRVSRDLISSTDFLPTICAAAGIDVPANVDGVSFLPQLRGEFGTPREWLYMWYSPRQSKDMRVSECVFDETHKLYRDGSFFDLRTDPEEKSPLPAADAPAKLKAALATFREARPVELDEAFQQSGKGKQPKKKKKP
- a CDS encoding FkbM family methyltransferase, with product MTSYWQLVKRIWHAPGNRGKRLWVLLRSILWLVNKKTLRRPWTLRVYDQLKLRCYPDSIIALHVVQRGEYHDWDTAKFITSYLREGDTFVDVGANIGLYTLPAAKKARVLAVEPSAKNRSRLEENLRLNGLHLLPSVQIEASALGEKAGEMAFCDADALAHVELAGNGPKVPVKPLDAILPPGEISLLKVDVEGFELAVFQGAKNAMQAARLPVILFEMNHSYERYGVTEAEIFGFLRAHGYQIARYEHDARHLVTHELEGDVVAFTERGAALIRERLP